A genomic stretch from Papio anubis isolate 15944 chromosome 18, Panubis1.0, whole genome shotgun sequence includes:
- the LOC101014883 gene encoding LOW QUALITY PROTEIN: sal-like protein 3 (The sequence of the model RefSeq protein was modified relative to this genomic sequence to represent the inferred CDS: deleted 2 bases in 2 codons; substituted 1 base at 1 genomic stop codon) — protein sequence VVCAYVCVCRWLRGTNDSLSGCKQAKPHSSRWRRSCCPLRGLPSRPLGEAPRPRQQVESSSRPEKNYSEKLCGAPAPGLLRAEEPGHPAPDDLTAHSLGLHSPRNPEPSPSSLPSDQANRVVSEEPAQEGKVTPTEKDAEPVEAETSGDLRGAAAPVPSTAGAGDRAEHQMTARFLQGACRQAAGWLCREPGAAPGPPQAGSPETARVADPQSRGPQAPPSLPPSLSSEHVRPGEPASPNEPAPGAPALRRGPCGSRRLGLLVPVPACACSSAPDSLAAPPHSXPWLLPARNRPPPLPPTSRVAPLAASLASAPQRWGQGPSRARRQACQACQALFCLSPPGNVFLARCSTSRHSQCLL from the exons gttgtgtgtgcatatgtgtgtgtgtgtagatggcTGAGAGGCACCAATGACAGCCTGTCTGGGTGCAAACAGGCCAAGCCCCACTCCTCAAGATGGAGGAGGAGCTGTTGCCCCCTGAGGGGACTCCCCAGTAGGCCACTGGGGGAAGCCCCACGACCCAGACAGCAGGTGGAGAGCAGCAGCCGGCCAGAGAAGAACTACAGCGAGAAACTGTGCGGAGCTCCAGCCCCTGGACTTCTTAGAGCAGAAGAGCCTGGGCACCCCGCCCCTGATGATCTCACTGCACACAGCCTAGGGCTCCACTCGCCAAGGAATCCGGAACCTTCTCCTTCCAGCTTGCCTAGCGACCAGGCCAACAGAGTGGTCTCTGAGGAGCCCGCGCAGGAAGGCAAGGTGACGCCCACAGAGAAGGATGCCGAGCCTGTAGAAGCAGAGACTTCAGGGGACCTGCGCGGGGCGGCggccccagtgcccagcacagcagGAGCTGGAGACCGCGCTGAGCACCAGATGACGGCCCGGTTCCTCCAGGGCGCCTGCAGGCAGGCGGCAGGGTGGCTGTGTCGGGAACCTGGAGCGGCTCCTGGCCCCCCGCAGGCAGGGTCCCCAGAGACAGCTCGTGTAGCGGATCCGCAGTCCCGGGGCCCTCAGGCACCGCCGTCGCTGCCGCCCTCCCTCAGCTCTGAGCACGTCCGCCCTGGC GAGCCAGCTTCCCCCAATGAACCCGCGCCCGGCGCTCCGGCTCTCCGCAGGGGGCCCTGTGGATCCCGCAGGCTCGGGCTCCTGGTTCCTGTCCCAGCCTGCGCCTGCTCCAGCGCCCCCGACTCCCTAGCGGCTCCTCCCCACTCCTAGCCTTGGCTGCTTCCAGCGCGGAACCgaccccctcccctgcctccaaCCTCGCGGGTCGCGCCTCTT GCAGCCTCTTTGGCGTCTGCGCCTCAGCGCTGGGGCCAGGGTCCCTCTAGAGCTCGCCGCCAAGCTTGCCAAGCCTGCCAAgccctcttctgcctcagccctcctggcAACGTCTTCCTCGCCCGCTGTTCGACATCGCGCCACAGCCAATGCCTGCTGTAG
- the LOC101020810 gene encoding cyclin-Y-like protein 1 — protein MGNTLSCCLGTNPSPRQGLSRGSAELYCGSDIYEAVASRGAGQGREERRHSRWNLLFPNASPKRGQHRGSGELSCSAEIYEASSSRGAGQGREERRRHRWNMLLPNASPKQSQPGVQWTEPPCSCNITEAEVAVAPHPPAVEPVQSDFGAQEGHDLQHIGDQEMPKDFGSDHPRESTLFVRKYQMSVQEKRTSRLYHIPPWHLDRKYSSCSTILLDNSTVSKPDLRHTLESVTLAIYYNIKQRYANRSLAIFEEPIHPLSQGNSPGKSFEDDPKCNCIFRYFCTLFQVTKLTAPRAIIALVYIERLLTSANIDLCPTNWKKIVLGAMLLASKVWRNRGLWSEDDSQNPQDVAVENMSKMEKCFLELLEFNIHVSASVYVKYYFDLRALANDHDVYFLFRFLHKDKAQRLKAMSWPCEYKDLHQDAAAVRRAISMNFIGIRCPNAILS, from the exons ATGGGGAACACGCTGAGCTGTTGCTTGGGCAccaaccccagccccaggcagggtCTGTCCAGGGGGTCTGCGGAGCTGTACTGCGGCTCTGACATCTATGAGGCGGTGGCAAGCAGAGGTGCAGGCCAAGGCAGAGAGGAGCGGAGGCACAGCAGATGGAACTTGCTGTTCCCCAATGCCAGCCCCAAGCGGGGCCAGCACAGGGGGTCTGGGGAGTTGTCCTGCAGCGCTGAAATCTATGAGGCATCGTCAAGCAGAGGTGCAGGCCAAGGCAGAGAGGAGCGGAGGCGCCACAGATGGAACATGCTGCTCCCCAATGCCAGTCCCAAGCAAAGCCAGCCCGGGGTGCAGTGGACGGAACCGCCCTGCAGCTGTAACATCacggaggcggaggtggcagtggcaCCACACCCCCCTGCTGTGGAGCCTGTCCAGTCTGATTTCGGAGCCCAAGAGGGCCATGACCTGCAGCACATCGGCGACCAGGAGATGCCCAAAG ATTTTGGTTCTGACCATCCAAGGGAAAGCACACTCTTCGTGAGAAAATATCAAATGAGTG TGCAAGAAAAGAGGACCTCTCGCCTATATCAT ATACCTCCATGGCATCTTGATAGAAAATACAGCTCGTGTTCCACCATATTGCTAGATAACAGCACAGTCAGCAAACCTGATCTTAGACACACACTGGAAAG TGTGACTTTGGCAATATATTACAACATAAAGCAGAG atacgCAAATAGATCTCTGGCCATTTTTGAAGAGCCAATACATCCACTTTCA caagGAAATTCTCCAGGGAAATCCTTCGAGGATGATCCCAAATGCAACtgtattttcagatatttctgtACTCTTTTTCAAGTCACAAAACTAACAGCTCCACGTGCAATCATAGCTTTG GTGTACATCGAACGACTTTTAACTAGTGCTAACATCGATCTTTGTCCTACTAATTGGAAAAAGATTGTCCTCGGAGCCATGCTTCTTGCCTCCAAGGTTTGGAGAAACCGTGGTCTGTGGAGTGAGGATGACAGCCAGAATCCCCAGGACGTTGCAGTTGAGAACAT GAGCAAGATGGAGAAGTGTTTTTTGGAGTTACTTGAGTTTAATATTCATGTGTCTGCCagtgtttatgtaaaatattacttTGACCTGCGTGCTTTGGCAAATGACCATGACGTGTATTTTCTATTTCGTTTTCTTCACAAAGATAAAGCCCAGAGACTGAAG GCTATGTCATGGCCATGTGAATACAAAGACTTGCATCAAGATGCCGCTGCTGTGAGAAGGGCTATCAGCATGAATTTCATTGGTATTCGGTGCCCTAATGCCATCTTATCTTAA